A genomic region of Candidatus Pseudomonas phytovorans contains the following coding sequences:
- the tatB gene encoding Sec-independent protein translocase protein TatB has translation MFGISFSELLLVGLVALLVLGPERLPGAARTAGLWIGRLKRSFNSIKMEVEREIGADDIRRQLHNEHILQMEEEAKRILNPMTPPAQPPVTTASVQPPAGLEARPVEAPAAPATPSEPPQPPRAP, from the coding sequence ATGTTCGGCATCAGTTTCAGCGAGCTACTGCTGGTCGGCCTGGTCGCCCTGCTGGTGCTCGGCCCCGAGCGCCTGCCCGGTGCCGCGCGCACGGCAGGCCTGTGGATCGGCCGGCTCAAACGCAGCTTCAACAGCATCAAGATGGAGGTCGAGCGCGAAATCGGCGCCGACGACATCCGCCGCCAGCTGCACAACGAGCACATCCTGCAGATGGAAGAGGAAGCCAAGCGCATCCTCAACCCGATGACACCACCCGCGCAGCCACCGGTGACCACAGCCAGCGTGCAACCACCTGCCGGGCTCGAAGCCCGGCCGGTAGAAGCACCTGCCGCCCCGGCCACACCTT
- a CDS encoding twin-arginine translocase TatA/TatE family subunit: MGIFDWKHWIVLLVVVVLVFGTKKLKNFGSDLGESIKGFRKAMNDEENKPAEQTPPPAQPVPPVQNTAQQQQGHTIEGQAQPVQEPQRKD, translated from the coding sequence ATGGGTATTTTTGACTGGAAACACTGGATCGTCCTGCTGGTTGTCGTGGTCCTGGTGTTCGGCACCAAGAAGCTGAAAAACTTCGGCAGTGACCTGGGCGAGTCGATCAAGGGCTTTCGCAAGGCCATGAACGACGAAGAGAACAAGCCGGCCGAGCAAACCCCGCCGCCAGCCCAACCTGTGCCACCGGTACAGAACACTGCCCAGCAGCAACAGGGCCACACCATCGAAGGCCAGGCCCAGCCGGTCCAAGAGCCACAGCGGAAAGACTGA
- a CDS encoding phosphoribosyl-ATP diphosphatase, which translates to MSDTLNRLAEVLEERKQAAPDSSYVASLYHKGLNKILEKLGEESVETIIAAKDAEVSKDYSDVIYETADLWFHSLVMLSALGQHPQAVLDELDRRFGLSGHDEKAARQPSA; encoded by the coding sequence ATGAGCGACACCCTCAACCGCCTGGCCGAAGTGCTTGAAGAACGCAAGCAAGCGGCGCCCGACAGCTCCTATGTGGCCAGCCTGTACCACAAGGGCCTGAACAAGATCCTCGAAAAGCTCGGCGAAGAGTCGGTCGAAACAATCATTGCCGCCAAGGATGCCGAGGTCAGCAAGGATTACAGCGATGTCATCTACGAAACCGCCGACCTGTGGTTTCATAGCCTGGTGATGCTCAGCGCGCTGGGCCAGCATCCGCAAGCCGTGCTTGATGAGCTGGATCGCCGCTTCGGGCTGTCCGGGCACGATGAAAAAGCCGCGCGCCAGCCTTCGGCTTGA
- the hisI gene encoding phosphoribosyl-AMP cyclohydrolase — MKDWLDEIKWNSDGLVPAIAQDHKTGRVLMMAWMNRESLVLTATEQRAIYWSRSRGKLWRKGEESGHVQKLHEMRLDCDADVIILMVEQLGHIACHTGRESCFYRVYEDGQWKIVDPVLKDPDAIYSAGH, encoded by the coding sequence ATGAAAGACTGGCTGGACGAGATCAAGTGGAACAGCGATGGCCTGGTACCGGCGATCGCCCAGGACCACAAGACCGGGCGCGTGCTGATGATGGCCTGGATGAACCGCGAATCGCTGGTTCTGACGGCCACCGAGCAACGTGCCATCTACTGGTCGCGTTCGCGTGGCAAGCTGTGGCGCAAGGGCGAGGAATCCGGGCATGTGCAGAAGCTGCATGAAATGCGCCTGGACTGCGACGCCGACGTGATCATCCTGATGGTCGAACAACTGGGCCATATCGCCTGCCATACCGGCCGTGAAAGCTGCTTTTATCGCGTCTATGAAGACGGCCAGTGGAAAATCGTCGACCCGGTCCTGAAGGACCCGGATGCCATCTACAGCGCAGGACACTGA
- the ubiB gene encoding ubiquinone biosynthesis regulatory protein kinase UbiB, translating into MKLLAVRRLFRIQRVVIRYRLDDLLFEQPMLPWWLASLRLLMPWRWLPRKPTELSRGARMRLALQDLGPIFIKFGQLLSTRRDLLPTDIADELMLLQDRVPPFDPKQAVALIEAQLGAKVGEVFSRFDVEPLASASVAQVHAARLKTGEEVVVKVVRPGLKPVIAQDLAWLFLIAKAAERASADARRLHPVEIVGDYEKTIYDELDLLREAANASQLRRNFEGSELMYVPQVYWDLCRPKVLVMERIYGVPVTDMATLADQRTDMKLLAERGVEVFFTQVFRDSFFHADMHPGNIFVSTVKPWSPQYIAIDCGIVGSLTAEDQDYLARNLIAFFKRDYRRVAQLHIDSGWVPAHTKVNEFEAAIRTVCEPIFEKPLKDISFGQVLMRLFQTARRFNMEVQPQLVLLQKTLLNIEGLGRQLYPDLDLWSTAKPFLERWMRDRYSPKAVFGNIHGQVEQLPHLANMARDLLERLSQPHLNDPQLPERRRQGDRWALRLLGAGLLGGGAVLAAGAAEASSLAAPAAWPAWLMLAAGLYLIVRQ; encoded by the coding sequence ATGAAGCTGCTCGCCGTCCGCCGTCTTTTTCGCATCCAGCGTGTGGTCATCCGCTACCGTCTCGATGACCTGCTGTTCGAACAGCCAATGCTGCCCTGGTGGCTGGCCAGCCTGCGCCTGCTGATGCCGTGGCGCTGGCTGCCACGCAAACCCACCGAACTCAGCCGTGGCGCGCGCATGCGCCTGGCGTTGCAGGACCTGGGGCCGATCTTCATCAAGTTCGGCCAGTTGCTGTCCACCCGGCGTGACCTGCTGCCCACCGACATCGCCGACGAGTTGATGCTGCTGCAGGACCGGGTGCCGCCGTTTGACCCGAAACAGGCCGTGGCACTGATTGAAGCGCAGCTGGGCGCGAAGGTTGGCGAGGTGTTCAGCCGTTTCGACGTCGAGCCACTGGCTTCGGCCTCGGTGGCCCAGGTGCACGCCGCTCGCCTCAAAACCGGCGAAGAGGTAGTGGTCAAGGTAGTGCGCCCGGGCCTGAAGCCGGTGATCGCCCAGGACCTGGCCTGGCTGTTCCTGATTGCCAAGGCCGCCGAGCGCGCCTCGGCCGATGCCCGCCGCCTGCACCCGGTGGAAATCGTCGGCGACTATGAAAAAACCATCTACGACGAGCTCGACCTGCTGCGCGAGGCTGCCAATGCCAGCCAGCTGCGACGCAACTTCGAAGGTTCCGAGCTGATGTACGTGCCCCAGGTGTACTGGGACCTGTGCCGCCCAAAAGTGCTGGTGATGGAGCGCATCTATGGCGTGCCGGTCACCGACATGGCCACTCTGGCCGACCAGCGTACCGACATGAAGCTGCTGGCCGAGCGAGGTGTGGAGGTGTTCTTCACCCAGGTGTTCCGCGACAGCTTCTTCCACGCCGACATGCACCCAGGCAACATCTTCGTCAGCACGGTCAAGCCGTGGAGCCCGCAGTACATTGCCATCGACTGCGGCATCGTCGGCAGCCTCACCGCCGAGGACCAGGACTACCTGGCGCGCAACCTGATTGCCTTCTTCAAGCGTGACTACCGCCGTGTTGCCCAGTTGCACATCGATTCGGGCTGGGTGCCGGCACACACCAAGGTCAACGAATTCGAAGCGGCAATCCGCACCGTGTGCGAACCGATCTTCGAAAAACCGTTGAAGGATATTTCCTTCGGCCAGGTGCTGATGCGCCTCTTCCAGACTGCGCGGCGCTTCAACATGGAGGTGCAGCCGCAGCTGGTACTGCTGCAAAAGACCCTGCTCAACATCGAGGGCCTGGGCCGCCAGCTGTACCCTGACCTGGACCTGTGGAGCACCGCCAAACCGTTCCTTGAACGCTGGATGCGCGACCGCTACAGCCCCAAGGCTGTGTTCGGCAATATTCATGGCCAGGTCGAGCAGTTGCCGCACCTGGCGAACATGGCCCGCGACCTGCTTGAACGCCTGTCGCAGCCGCACTTGAACGATCCGCAACTGCCGGAGCGCCGCCGTCAGGGTGACCGCTGGGCGCTGCGCCTGCTGGGCGCCGGCCTGCTCGGCGGTGGTGCGGTGCTGGCTGCTGGCGCCGCCGAGGCCTCCAGCCTGGCCGCCCCGGCTGCCTGGCCAGCCTGGCTGATGCTGGCCGCAGGCCTTTACCTGATCGTGCGCCAATAG
- a CDS encoding SCP2 sterol-binding domain-containing protein, with translation MLLAGLLASVEHGLNRVLRMDSTALPRLAALEGKVIEIDCRQPALQVFILPDEDGLLLAAHWEGEVDCSLRAPAGSLAHLALARDKTAVLHSPQVELHGDSAVLLDLFGVLQDLELDWEHELQRWLGPVATAMLAGHIRLRARWTRQGLARFSQNLSEYLAEESRTLVGKREAEAAFSALDALKLDTERLEARIKRLSRSLDTSENA, from the coding sequence ATGCTGCTGGCCGGGCTGCTCGCCAGCGTCGAACATGGCCTGAACCGCGTCCTGCGCATGGACAGCACGGCCCTGCCGCGGCTGGCCGCGCTGGAAGGCAAGGTCATCGAGATCGACTGCCGCCAACCGGCCCTGCAGGTGTTCATCCTGCCAGATGAAGACGGCCTGTTGCTCGCCGCCCACTGGGAGGGCGAGGTCGACTGCAGCCTGCGCGCACCGGCCGGCAGCCTGGCGCACCTGGCCCTGGCCAGGGACAAGACCGCCGTGCTGCACAGCCCGCAGGTCGAATTGCATGGCGACAGCGCCGTGCTGCTCGACCTGTTCGGCGTATTGCAAGACCTGGAGCTGGACTGGGAGCACGAGCTGCAACGCTGGCTCGGCCCTGTGGCTACGGCGATGCTGGCAGGCCACATCCGCCTGCGTGCACGCTGGACCCGTCAGGGTCTGGCGCGCTTCAGCCAGAACCTTTCCGAGTACCTGGCCGAAGAGTCCCGCACCCTGGTAGGCAAGCGCGAAGCCGAAGCTGCCTTCAGCGCGCTCGATGCCCTGAAGCTCGATACAGAACGCCTCGAGGCGCGCATCAAGCGCCTCTCCCGATCCCTTGATACCAGCGAAAACGCATGA